The following coding sequences are from one Buchnera aphidicola (Cinara confinis) window:
- the metE gene encoding 5-methyltetrahydropteroyltriglutamate--homocysteine S-methyltransferase — protein MSIKNHILGFPRIGFYRELKFAQENYWSGKSTLNDLLLVGKDIRKKNWESQFNHGIDVVSVGDFAWYDHMLNTSMMIGNIPQRHIGNEKVLTIDTLFRVARGVTSTKEVCSASEMTKWFNTNYHYIVPELIKNQKFSFVWKQILEESDEALALGFKIKPVLIGPLTYLWLSKIVGQDFNKLDLLSSLLVVYRDILSEFEKRNISWVQIDEPILALDLPSEWKKAFQVAYTYLHSKQKILLTTYFGDITHNLDFIKLLPIDGLHFDLISGKYNLFDLNQTFNKKILFSLGIINGRNIWKSNVLEWFNILKSFMNLRETFWIGSSCSLLHVPIDLNIEKNLTDLVKGWLSFGLQKCDELSLLTQTLNSKKQSTKKLKNWIQPIISRQSSTVVNNFNVQKRITQISLEATKRKSSYVLRAVQQKNSLDLPILPTTTIGSFPQTSDIRQLRLDYKNHLISKINYEKKIKAHIKNIIIQQEKFGLDVLVHGEPERNDMVEYFSDYLEGFAFTEYGWVQSFGSRCVKPPIIVGDISRITPITVPWSKYAQSLTSKPVKGMLTGPVTILCWSFPREDISKEVIAKQIALALRDEVKDLEEVGIKIIQIDEPALREGLPLRKNDWDNYLRWAVEAFKLSSSGVKDSTQIHTHMCYCKFNDIMPAIAALDVDVITIETSRSEMKLLKFFKMFDYPNEIGPGIYDIHSPTIPSVKCMEERILLALNFITKERLWVNPDCGLKTRTWLETSLSLQNMMQAVQNIRTSFQNK, from the coding sequence ATGAGTATTAAAAATCATATACTTGGATTTCCTAGAATTGGTTTTTATCGTGAGTTAAAATTTGCTCAAGAAAATTACTGGTCTGGAAAATCCACCTTAAATGATCTTTTATTAGTCGGAAAAGATATAAGAAAAAAAAATTGGGAATCACAATTTAATCATGGAATAGATGTTGTTTCTGTAGGTGATTTTGCTTGGTACGATCATATGCTGAATACTAGTATGATGATAGGAAATATACCTCAAAGACATATTGGTAATGAAAAAGTATTAACCATAGATACTTTATTTCGTGTGGCGCGTGGTGTAACTTCCACTAAAGAAGTATGTTCTGCATCAGAAATGACAAAATGGTTTAATACAAATTATCATTATATTGTTCCTGAATTAATAAAAAATCAAAAATTTTCATTTGTTTGGAAACAGATACTGGAAGAAAGTGATGAAGCTTTAGCTTTAGGGTTTAAAATTAAACCTGTTTTAATTGGACCATTAACATATCTTTGGTTAAGTAAAATAGTTGGTCAAGATTTTAATAAATTAGATTTACTATCTTCTTTATTAGTAGTATATCGTGATATATTAAGCGAATTTGAAAAAAGAAATATTAGTTGGGTTCAAATAGATGAGCCTATTTTAGCGTTAGATTTACCTTCGGAATGGAAAAAAGCATTTCAAGTAGCTTATACTTATCTTCATAGTAAGCAAAAGATTTTATTAACTACGTATTTTGGTGATATTACGCATAACTTAGATTTTATTAAATTATTACCAATCGATGGGTTACATTTTGATTTAATATCTGGAAAATATAATTTATTTGATTTAAATCAAACTTTTAATAAAAAAATATTATTTTCATTGGGTATTATTAATGGACGTAATATTTGGAAGTCTAATGTTTTAGAATGGTTTAATATTTTAAAATCTTTTATGAATCTTCGAGAGACTTTTTGGATCGGATCTTCATGTTCTTTGTTACATGTTCCTATCGACCTTAATATAGAAAAAAATTTAACTGATCTTGTAAAAGGGTGGTTATCTTTTGGTTTGCAAAAATGTGATGAGTTATCTTTATTAACTCAAACTTTAAATAGTAAAAAACAATCCACAAAAAAATTAAAAAATTGGATTCAACCTATAATATCACGTCAATCTTCTACTGTAGTAAATAATTTTAATGTTCAAAAACGTATTACACAAATTTCTTTAGAAGCAACAAAAAGAAAAAGTTCATATGTTTTACGTGCGGTGCAACAAAAGAACTCTTTAGATTTACCTATTTTACCTACTACTACAATTGGTTCTTTTCCTCAAACTTCTGATATTAGGCAATTGCGTTTAGATTATAAAAATCATCTGATTAGCAAAATTAATTATGAAAAAAAAATTAAAGCGCATATTAAAAATATCATTATACAACAAGAAAAATTTGGTTTAGATGTATTGGTTCATGGGGAACCGGAACGTAATGACATGGTAGAGTATTTTAGTGATTATTTAGAAGGTTTTGCTTTTACAGAATATGGATGGGTTCAAAGCTTTGGATCTCGTTGTGTAAAACCTCCTATTATAGTAGGAGATATTAGTCGCATTACACCAATTACAGTTCCATGGTCTAAATATGCACAGTCGTTAACTTCAAAACCTGTTAAAGGCATGTTAACTGGACCGGTAACAATTTTATGTTGGTCTTTTCCAAGAGAAGATATTTCTAAAGAGGTTATTGCTAAACAAATTGCTTTAGCATTACGTGATGAAGTAAAAGATTTAGAAGAAGTTGGAATTAAAATTATTCAAATTGATGAACCAGCATTACGAGAAGGTTTGCCGTTGCGTAAAAATGATTGGGATAATTATTTACGCTGGGCTGTAGAAGCATTTAAGCTAAGTTCTTCTGGAGTTAAAGATAGTACGCAGATTCATACTCATATGTGTTATTGTAAGTTTAATGATATTATGCCGGCTATTGCTGCATTAGATGTTGATGTTATTACAATTGAAACTTCTAGATCGGAAATGAAATTATTAAAATTTTTTAAAATGTTTGATTATCCAAATGAAATTGGTCCAGGTATTTACGATATTCATTCTCCCACTATCCCTTCAGTTAAATGTATGGAAGAACGTATATTATTAGCGTTAAATTTCATTACTAAAGAAAGATTATGGGTGAATCCTGATTGTGGCTTAAAAACTCGTACGTGGCTAGAGACTTCATTATCATTACAAAATATGATGCAAGCTGTACAAAATATCCGTACCAGTTTTCAAAATAAATAA